The Alteromonas macleodii ATCC 27126 genome segment AGGCGATTATGACAGATGGCTGGACTTTACCAGTGCTGAAACAGGTGCTGCGTTTTTCGCGCCATCCATTAATTTCATTCGCCAGCAGGCTAAGTTATCTGAGTCCTAAATTTAACCGTCGCTTATGGCCATTGGGATTAGTAGACTAGCGCACCATCCCAATCTTCCTTAAAATCGACGCTTCTGTAAATTCGACAAACATCTATGTGATGATGCGCTAGCGAGTCGTTTGGGCTCATAGCGACAGCGGTCTCAAAAAAAGAAATGGCCTCGTCCCACTGCTGATTTATACGGCATGCGATACCTGCGGCAATCTTGGTCTGAACCGCCAACTTCTTTTCCTGCTCACTCTCTGAAAGGTGGCTTAACACCTCGTATATTTCAATTGGCGCTTTTCGTCCTTTCACTCTTACCCAGTCAAGCAAGCGGGTTTTAATTGGGAAGCCAGACCCTATGGTCTGAAGAACTTGGGCACTTACGATAATATCCGCCTCGTATTTGGGGGTTAAAGCTTCTAAGCGAGAAGCAATGTTTACGCTATCGCCAATGACGGTGGTATCCATCCTATCTTCTGAACCTACCGTACCCATAATAACAGGGCCAAAGTGGATACCTATTCCCATATTAATTGGTTCGTAGTTACTGTTCTTTCTATGGCCGTTATATATTGTCAGCGCTTTGCGTAAGTCGAGCGCAGCATTAACCGCATCCATAGCTTTTTGTTGTGAAGATCCTTCGCGATGATCGAACAGCGCCATAATGGCGTCGCCCATGAACTTATCAATAAAACCGTGGTTTTGATGAATAGGATCGTTCATTCTGGTGAAATAAGAATTAAGAAAGTTCATCAACTCTTGTGGCGTAATACGTTCAGAAAAGCCGGTAAAGCCTCTGATATCGCAAAACATAATCGCAACGTCGTTTTCTGCCGCATAGCCAAGAC includes the following:
- a CDS encoding adenylate/guanylate cyclase domain-containing protein gives rise to the protein MDWQFGAICALFLYSVAITTLHVRRSRRFAYRASQFKRRRHVSTTVAKNDDETHFHTAADEAQRLTQTFQKFIPKQFVEHMSNSDVDALGLGYAAENDVAIMFCDIRGFTGFSERITPQELMNFLNSYFTRMNDPIHQNHGFIDKFMGDAIMALFDHREGSSQQKAMDAVNAALDLRKALTIYNGHRKNSNYEPINMGIGIHFGPVIMGTVGSEDRMDTTVIGDSVNIASRLEALTPKYEADIIVSAQVLQTIGSGFPIKTRLLDWVRVKGRKAPIEIYEVLSHLSESEQEKKLAVQTKIAAGIACRINQQWDEAISFFETAVAMSPNDSLAHHHIDVCRIYRSVDFKEDWDGALVY